A stretch of the Fusarium musae strain F31 chromosome 2, whole genome shotgun sequence genome encodes the following:
- the YOP1 gene encoding ER membrane protein DP1/Yop1 (BUSCO:EOG09264USX), whose product MSAQDKAQQYLGQLDRELSKYPALNNLEKQAGVPKAYAAIGLGALYFFLIIFNLGGQLLTNLAGFVIPGYYSLGALFTHNKEDDTQWLTYWVVFSLFTVIESFVQVVYWFPFYFVFKFIFLLWLSLPAFRGAELIFRSFLVPTLGRYFQQTGSTASGLRAKADGLDKTE is encoded by the exons ATGTCCGCCCAAGATAAGGCTCAGCAATACCTTGGTCAGCTCGACCGCGAG CTCTCCAAGTACCCCgccctcaacaacctcgagAAGCAGGCTGGTGTTCCCAAGGCCTATGCCGCCATCGGTCTCGGCGCTCTctacttcttcctcatcattttCAACCTTGGAGGCCAGCTTCTGACCAACCTGGCTGGTTTCGTCATCCCTGGCTACTACTCTCTTGGTGCTCTCTTCACCCACAACAAGGAGGATGATACTCAGTGGCTGACT TATTGGGTCgtcttctctcttttcacCGTGATTGAGAGCTTCGTCCAGGTCGTCTACTGGTTCCCCTTCTACTTCGTCTTCAAGtttatcttcctcctctggctCTCTCTCCCTGCCTTCCG GGGTGCTGAGCTCATCTTCCGATCTTTCCTGGTCCCTACCCTCGGCCGATACTTCCAGCAGACCGGCTCTACTGCCTCTGGCCTCCGTGCCAAGGCTGACGGCCTCGACAAGACCGAGTAA
- a CDS encoding hypothetical protein (EggNog:ENOG41): MSSSTTGGVALNAEVKSKKDKNLKRKQDKSTKLEQRKKKRSAKAEKRAVKAAGAISAEPKEVVGGKPRKLKTVAKKTVNASKRKEKLKLRAEKLQEKANLLLAEAKKAAAQYQALLDAEKTANESKSEQDDDTSSDSETSDSGSDSSSEDEGGAPVAKQPTEIPTNIPADEIVMKHRRLSNATSERSHVSAADISPEVEEEPKESKKDKKSKKGKKVRLIEPEKEEEEAVESEAEVEEPKVSDKKAKKAEKKRKRAEGKDKKEKEPESAAQAEQWQVDDLEGGSARQAKFLRLLGGKKAGASVAASHNTKGASDSTKAEADIQKQFEAGMKMKNDGGSKRRGLGA; encoded by the exons ATGTCGTCCTCCACAACTGGCGGTGTTGCTCTCAACGCTGAGGTGAAGTCCAAGAAGG acaagaacctcaagcgcaagcaagacaagtcaaccaagcttgagcagcgcaagaagaagcgttCCGCCAAGGCAGAGAAGCGAGCCGTCAAGGCTGCCGGTGCCATCAGTGCTGAGCCCAAGGAGGTCGTTGGTGGCAAGCCCCGAAAGTTAAAGACCGTGGCCAAGAAAACCGTCAATGCTTCCAAGCGCAAGGAAAAGCTAAAGCTTCGTGCCGAAAAGCTTCAGGAAAAGGCAAACTTGTTGTTggccgaggccaagaaagCTGCTGCCCAGTATCAAGCACTTCTTGATGCAGAG AAAACCGCCAACGAGTCCAAGTCCGAGCAGGACGACGATACCTCTTCTGATTCCGAGACTTCAGATTCTGGTTCCGATAGCTcatctgaggatgagggaggTGCTCCCGTGGCCAAGCAGCCAACCGAAATTCCTACAAACATCCCAGCCGACGAGATCGTGATGAAGCACCGCCGACTGAGCAACGCCACTTCCGAACGAAGCCATGTTTCCGCCGCCGATATCTCTCCCGAGGTAGAAGAGGAGCCCAAGGAATctaagaaggacaagaagagtaagaagggaaagaaagTAAGGCTCATCGAGcctgagaaggaagaagaagaggctgtcgaatctgaggctgaggttgaggagccCAAGGTATCtgacaagaaggccaagaaggcggaaaagaagaggaagcgagctgagggcaaggacaagaaggaaaaggagccCGAGTCTGCAGCTCAGGCTGAACAATGGCAagtcgatgatcttgagggAGGCTCTGCTCGACAGGCCAAGTTCCTCCGACTTTTGGGTGGAAAGAAGGCTGGTGCTAGCGTCGCCGCCTCCCACAACACCAAGGGCGCATCCGACTCTACCAAGGCCGAGGCCGACATCCAGAAGCAGTTCGAGGCTggtatgaagatgaagaacgaTGGTGGCAGCAAGCGCCGTGGTCTTGGTGCATAG
- a CDS encoding hypothetical protein (EggNog:ENOG41), with protein MYNGQWMTAQHGQVHPNGQVHPNAHVHGHSQVKDMNTPQLSAEDIMMAQQLQAGQDYSMDASMSAPMGHQMQYQQPKHAMQRHPLPAEQYNSHASFAEGDSQMLERDDNDENSFAGMIGAPKPASNRSSANNEIEMRALFKANEHRSLPDVASELHGNERGPNSERTRQVFAMLWIHGVCERGKGSVPRGRVYANYASRCATERITVLNPASFGKLVRVLFPGLKTRRLGVRGESKYHYVNFTLKEDQAEVREPSVQPTRALPEPPAFTQSFNTLPSQTTISLSQGALPSPQIGSTETNPAPVSQKSGFQSRSIYNQPQIANIAHLSSSTTKTQLELGFRPESDGPVDPEEPLILPNLEPYLPQGTDPDAAKSLFALYRAHCTSLVDCIRFCKEKTFFHLYGAFQGTLTMPVLKLFGNPALAPWIEECDFILYQRMMSIVSGLKLQVVPKYVLDIFRSISDRLVMHIRESFQGQPQHVIRAKEGPAALFVGLIDRALRVNLTAHAAANFLSSREQRNQMYIDWITTIRPRKIAECVPTRGMDDVVNLLLNEIRDLVDPTDVPWEVECLTIYGDVLSRKGRPSDSDVDGGAEASREKGESYQLDRWVTFLNSLPTRFPYASASDIMLCVERIGTAVMRDLTMNQGKSFSSWWVTKTWIDELVCFMVEEGGFMKQKRSQTTWSATPTPPQATKDTSRQPSRYSSGSDEFNLNNSSQNQGERAPFPPANKPNQNSMGMSGGDVHDDSGIGIRTPEEDFPMDKFGFTGTDNQEHALLEGAEFTVDEL; from the exons ATGTACAACGGGCAATGGATGACGGCCCAGCATGGACAGGTTCATCCAAACGGCCAAGTGCACCCAAATGCTCACGTCCACGGCCATTCCCAGGTTAAGGACATGAACACGCCTCAGCTGTCAGCAGAGGATATTATGATGGCCCAGCAGCTCCAAGCAGGCCAGGACTACTCTATGGACGCTTCGATGAGTGCACCAATGGGTCACCAGATGCAATACCAACAACCAAAACATGCAATGCAACGGCACCCGTTACCCGCTGAGCAGTATAACAGCCATGCCAGTTTCGCCGAGGGAGATAGCCAAATGCTGGAGAGGGACGATAATGACGAGAACTCCTTTGCTGGAATGATTGGAGCCCCAAAGCCCGCGTCCAATAGATCGAGTGCAAACAACGAGATTGAAATGAGAGCTCTATTCAAAGCCAACGAGCATCGCAGCCTTCCTGACGTGGCCAGCGAGCTTCACGGAAATGAACGAGGTCCAAACTCAGAGCGAACCCGACAGGTTTTTGCAATGCTCTG GATCCATGGTGTCTGTGAAAGGGGCAAGGGTTCCGTCCCCAGAGGACGAGTATACGCCAACTACGCGTCGAGATGTGCTACCGAAAGAATCACCGTACTTAATCCCGCTAGCTTCGGGAAGCTTGTTAGAGTGTTGTTTCCCGGTCTAAAGACACGGCGACTCGGTGTTCGCGGAGAGTCCAAATATCATTATGTCAACTTCACACTCAAGGAGGACCAGGCCGAGGTTAGGGAGCCTTCAGTGCAGCCAACCCGCGCTCTCCCAGAACCTCCGGCCTTCACTCAAAGTTTCAA CACTCTTCCTTCACAGACGACTATCAGTTTGAGTCAAGGGGCCCTTCCGTCCCCTCAAATTGGCAGCACTGAGACCAACCCAGCCCCAGTATCCCAAAAGTCCGGCTTCCAGTCACGTAGCATATACAACCAGCCACAAATTGCCAACATTGCCCACCTCAGCTCCAGCACAACAAAGACTCAGCTCGAACTCGGCTTCCGTCCTGAGTCTGATGGGCCTGTTGACCCTGAGGAACCTCTTATTCTTCCCAACCTCGAGCCTTACCTCCCTCAAGGCACCGACCCCGACGCTGCCAAGTCTCTATTCGCATTGTATCGCGCTCACTGCACATCACTAGTCGATTGTATCCGTTTCTGCAAAGAGAAGaccttcttccatctttATGGTGCTTTCCAAGGGACTCTCACCATGCCTGTGTTGAAACTATTTGGGAACCCGGCCTTGGCTCCTTGGATTGAGGAGTGTGATTTCATCCTCTACCAGCGTATGATGAGCATCGTATCTGGTTTGAAACTCCAGGTTGTTCCTAAGTATGTTTTGGATATTTTCAGGTCCATATCGGACAGACTGGTGATGCACATTCGTGAATCTTTTCAAGGCCAGCCACAGCATGTAATCCGTGCTAAGGAGGGACCTGCTGCACTCTTTGTTGGACTGATCGACCGCGCGTTGAGAGTCAACTTGACAGCTCACGCTGCTGCCAACTTTCTTTCATCCCGTGAGCAGCGCAATCAGATGTATATCGACTGGATCACAACAATTCGGCCTCGAAAGATTGCTGAATGTGTTCCTACTCGGGGTATGGACGATGTTGTGAATCTTCTGCTTAACGAGATTCGAGATCTCGTTGATCCCACAGACGTGCCTTGGGAGGTGGAATGCCTTACTATATATGGAGATGTTCTGTCGCGCAAAGGTCGGCCATCTGATAGTGACGTCGACGGTGGTGCCGAAGCTTCTCGTGAAAAGGGCGAGTCATACCAGCTTGATCGTTGGGTAACATTTCTCAACAGTCTACCGACGAGGTTCCCTTACGCCTCAGCGAGCGACATCATGCTATGCGTCGAGAGGATTGGTACTGCCGTGATGCGAGACCTCACCATGAACCAGGGTAAGAGCTTCAGCTCATGGTGGGTGACCAAGACATGGATAGATGAGCTGGTCTGCTTtatggtggaggagggaggaTTTATGAAGCAAAAAAGGAGCCAGACAACTTGGTCGGCAACGCCCACGCCACCTCAAGCCACAAAAGACACGAGCCGACAACCCTCCCGATACAGCAGCGGCAGTGACGAATTCAACCTGAACAACTCATCGCAAAACCAAGGGGAACGTGCCCCCTTCCCCCCAGCCAACAAACCCAATCAGAACTCAATGGGTATGAGTGGGGGCGATGTCCATGACGACAGTGGAATCGGTATTAGGACGCCCGAGGAAGACTTCCCCATGGACAAGTTTGGGTTCACCGGCACAGACAACCAGGAGCATGCTCTATTGGAAGGGGCAGAATTCACTGTTGATGAGCTTTGA
- a CDS encoding hypothetical protein (EggNog:ENOG41~BUSCO:EOG09261S7X): protein MFCAPGKTEATLSSPNLVFDFETLIERSDTSDLIYEPEFAAFDRSIIGRAAPEQPLLTNNGPDSRSIIPGGTVCYIVDKKTLFGKDKRDDDHKTSGETGHQNSRRAETKTVYVSANTCSRPTLKTKDKSGKTELAPQLSLYTSTTNKIKCPTAGNYNKSNPDTAKIPFDEGAVMLTMNATNDIYISVVAPNISKADGEYKYQIAISFDEYYHNYDAKNGTAQLLLMDFDSTSALLFTSDLTQDSDETQQIMKRPPPFQIFVGDEKLRSIDGLRHSACGLTDHAEIWANDKKTGRNNDLVTTGLTTRGQGGLPKQQFLIAGLNHSTTYSGILVKMPDSDSKRDTKSGRTIGGGGTVYKATTFETSSSTNCKMVTNLDFCNETQYAVPGNDKKFNNTALAKHYDDYARKMYANFEKVMMQVPCEAPPESRYSLARDCDECREAYKRWLCTVTIPRCEDVMGGSRYSVVRDAFQAFPNGTTLPDNFRKGLKAAANNSSRNAWIDETVKPGPYKELLPCEDVCYEVVQACPAAIGFTCPQPGFPSFSVSYGRRNPDISSITCNYPGEPRTRVSAGVIVRPSAFALGAVSLMVWLIL from the exons atgttctGCGCTCCTGGAAAGACTGAAGCTACACTATCGTCGCCCAACTTGGTCTTCGACTTTGAAACACTTATCGAACGAAGCGATACATCGGACTTAATATACGAACCAGAGTTTGCGGCATTTGATCGCAGTATTATTGGCCGTGCCGCGCCAGAACAGCCGTTATTAACGAATAATGGCCCCGACAGTAGATCGATAATTCCTGGAGGGACTGTTTGTTATATTGTGGATAAGAAGACGTTGTTTGGGAAGGACAAGAGGGACGATGATCATAAAACGAGCGGGGAGACTGGCCATCAGAACTCTCGTCGAGCAGAGACAAAGACTGTCTATGTGTCTGCCAATACTTGTTCCAGGCCAACTCTAAAGACCAAAGACAAGAGCGGGAAAACAGAACTGGCACCACAGCTCAGTCTTTATacttcaacaacaaacaagatCAAGTGCCCAACGGCAGGCAATTACAACAAGTCAAATCCCGATACCGCCAAGATACCGTTCGACGAGGGCGCAGTTATGCTAACCATGAATGCTACCAATGACATATACATCAGCGTCGTGGCTCCGAATATATCAAAGGCTGATGGGGAATACAAATACCAAATCGCCATTTCTTTCGACGAGTACTATCACAATTACGATGCCAAAAATGGCACTGCTCAACTACTGTTGATGGACTTTGACTCAACATCAGCCCTCCTTTTCACCAGTGATTTGACTCAGGACTCGGACGAGACCCAGCAGATCATGAAGAGGCCGCCACCGTTTCAGATTTTTGTTGGGGACGAGAAATTGAGATCCATTGATGGTCTGCGACATTCAGCCTGTGGCCTAACGGACCATGCGGAAATCTGGGCCAACGATAAGAAGACTGGGCGAAATAACGATCTTGTTACGACGGGCCTTACGACacgaggacaaggaggatTGCCCAAGCAGCAGTTCCTGATAGCAGGGCTTAACCACAGTACCACCTACTCGGGGATCCTCGTCAAGATGCCGGATAGTGATAGCAAAAGAGATACCAAGTCTGGGCGCACAATAGGCGGGGGAGGCACTGTCTACAAGGCCACCACGTTTGAGACTTCATCCA GCACGAACTGTAAGATGGTTACGAATCTGGACTTCTGCAACGAAACACAATATGCAGTACCTGGCAACGACAAAAAGTTTAACAATACTGCCTTAGCCAAGCATTACGATGATTATGCCAGAAAAATGTACGCCAATTTCGAAAAAGTCATGATGCAAGTACCCTGCGAAGCGCCCCCTGAGTCTCGCTACTCGCTAGCACGAGATTGCGATGAGTGTCGTGAGGCGTACAAGCGTTGGCTCTGCACCGTCACGATACCTCGCTGCGAGGATGTTATGGGCGGCAGCAGATATAGCGTTGTTCGCGACGCTTTTCAAGCCTTTCCCAATGGAACAACGCTTCCTGATAATTTCCGCAAGGGTCTCAAGGCCGCAGCAAATAACTCCTCGCGAAACGCCTGGATCGACGAAACCGTCAAGCCTGGTCCGTACAAGGAGTTGCTACCCTGCGAGGACGTCTGCTACGAAGTTGTTCAAGCATGTCCCGCTGCGATAGGCTTCACCTGTCCACAACCTGGATTCCCAAGTTTCAGTGTGAGTTACGGACGGCGGAATCCGGATATTTCGAGTATAACATGTAACTACCCCGGCGAGCCAAGGACGAGGGTCAGTGCAGGTGTAATTGTCCGACCCAGCGCTTTTGCTCTCGGTGCTGTGTCGCTGATGGTCTGGTTGATACTATAA
- a CDS encoding hypothetical protein (EggNog:ENOG41), with the protein MAQTPQQRRRNEAFAKGNEAKMGKAEGQIKKRVEKVQKSPISLFWISILGFVIFGGLVFEGISRFFG; encoded by the exons ATG GCGCAAACTCCCCAGCAGCGACGACGCAACGAGGCCTTTGCCAAGGGTAACGAAGCCAAGATGGGCAAGGCAGAGGGTCAGATCAAGAAGCGTGTCGAGAAGGTTCAGAAGTCTCCCATCTCCCTGTTCTGGATCT CTATCCTTGGGTTCGTCATCTTTGGTGGCCTCGTCTTCGAGGGTATCTCCCGATTCTTCGGTTAA
- a CDS encoding hypothetical protein (EggNog:ENOG41), with protein sequence MGGSSKHSSHSSHRGSSSSHSSKKSKSSSVDDVDWSDITDPEERRRIQNRIAQRKFREKARENKERAERDSRNQEYAGNSYRIPSANDFNSYSDPSGLPWGSMNIGHFVGRSQEAESRHSSSRRGTHSADDSFATATYSASPSYGTQWAQASYGESSGADEMYYDDSYLYDPNAGQ encoded by the exons ATGGGCGGAAGCTCAAAGCATAGCTCTCACAGCTCCCATAGGGGCAGCTCATCTTCACATTCCTCAAAAAAGTCAAAGTCGAGTTCAGTCGATGATGTCGACTGGTCAGATATCACAGATCCTGAAGAGAGACGAAGAATTCAGAACCGTATTGCTCAACGCAAGTTCA GAGAAAAGGCTCGAGAAAACAAGGAGAGAGCCGAGAGAGATTCTCGAAATCAGGAGTACGCTGGCAACAGCTATCGCATTCCCTCTGCCAACGACTTCAACTCCTATTCAGACCCTTCAGGGCTTCCCTGGGGCAGCATGAACATCGGCCACTTTGTCGGTCGTAGCCAGGAGGCCGAGAGTCGACACAGCAGCAGTAGAAGGGGAACACACAGCGCAGACGATAGCTTTGCTACAGCAACATACAGTGCTTCACCCTCATACGGCACGCAATGGGCACAAGCAAGTTACGGTGAAAGCAGTGGAGCAGACGAGATGTATTACGATGATTCTTACCTATACGACCCAAATGCTGGTCAATGA